From Dehalococcoidales bacterium, a single genomic window includes:
- the purD gene encoding phosphoribosylamine--glycine ligase, producing the protein MKILVVGSGAREHTITWKIAQSPKVKELYAAPGNAGMAKVAQTVDIKATDNDALLKFAQHNRIDLTVIGSEQPLANGIVDLFQRNGLAVFGPSQQAAEIESSKVFCGEMMEKHGIPCAKNACFEDYAQAKAYLDGLNPPFVLKADGLAQGKGVIITESREEAEKTLTDMMQGKTFGAAGARVVIQEHLIGREMSYFVFTDGKTVAPTVPACDYKRIYDGNQGPNTGGMGSYTPPEFYNQELGNVIMKTIMEPAILALGDEGRLYKGTLYGGLFIHNKMPKVIEFNSRLGDPETQVVLPRLKTDLVDIMLAVINNTLDQITIEFDNNACVGVVMASGGYPGIYKTGYPITGLDDLDKDVMVFHAGTRLNPEGQLLTSGGRVLTVVATGKNLAKAREKVYKNIARIKFEDSYYRKDIGLVK; encoded by the coding sequence ATGAAAATATTAGTTGTAGGCAGCGGAGCCAGGGAACACACCATTACCTGGAAAATCGCCCAGAGCCCCAAAGTAAAAGAACTTTACGCCGCCCCGGGCAACGCCGGCATGGCCAAGGTGGCACAAACCGTCGACATTAAAGCCACGGACAACGACGCGCTGCTGAAGTTCGCCCAGCACAACCGCATCGACCTGACGGTCATCGGGTCCGAGCAGCCGCTGGCCAACGGCATCGTCGACCTTTTCCAGCGCAACGGGCTGGCCGTTTTCGGGCCCAGCCAGCAAGCCGCGGAGATAGAGTCCAGCAAGGTCTTTTGCGGGGAAATGATGGAGAAGCACGGCATCCCCTGCGCGAAAAACGCCTGCTTCGAGGACTACGCCCAGGCGAAAGCTTACCTGGACGGGCTGAACCCTCCCTTCGTGCTTAAGGCGGACGGCCTGGCGCAGGGCAAGGGCGTGATTATCACCGAGTCCCGCGAGGAAGCCGAGAAAACGCTGACCGACATGATGCAGGGCAAGACCTTCGGGGCGGCCGGGGCGCGCGTGGTCATCCAGGAGCACTTAATCGGGCGGGAGATGAGCTACTTCGTCTTTACCGACGGCAAAACAGTGGCGCCGACGGTGCCCGCCTGCGATTATAAACGCATCTACGACGGCAACCAGGGCCCGAACACGGGCGGCATGGGCAGCTATACCCCGCCGGAGTTTTACAACCAGGAACTGGGCAACGTGATTATGAAGACCATCATGGAGCCGGCCATACTCGCGCTGGGGGACGAGGGGCGGCTCTATAAAGGGACGCTTTACGGCGGGCTGTTCATCCACAATAAAATGCCCAAGGTAATCGAGTTTAACTCCCGCCTGGGCGACCCCGAGACGCAGGTGGTATTACCCCGCCTCAAGACCGACCTGGTGGACATCATGCTGGCGGTCATCAACAACACCCTCGACCAGATAACCATCGAGTTCGATAACAATGCCTGCGTGGGGGTGGTGATGGCTTCCGGCGGCTACCCGGGCATCTATAAAACAGGTTACCCCATCACCGGCCTGGACGACCTCGATAAAGACGTGATGGTCTTTCACGCGGGGACGCGGCTCAACCCGGAGGGGCAACTGCTGACCAGCGGCGGGCGGGTACTGACGGTGGTGGCCACCGGCAAAAACCTGGCCAAGGCGCGGGAGAAGGTTTACAAGAACATTGCCAGGATCAAGTTCGAGGACAGCTATTATAGAAAAGATATAGGGCTGGTTAAGTAG